One segment of Microbacterium arborescens DNA contains the following:
- a CDS encoding YoaK family protein produces MVRQLSARRLAVAVALAALAGYLDGCGFILLGGYFVSFMTGNTTRLAVDLSNVDWSAAGLAAALIVAFVLGVMAGTALTSPASDRTVHILAVITVATAAAALVAGSFAPVAAGSLLAFGMGAANTVLAQRQDVAFGVTYMTGALVKVGQGIVRSLRGADRWGWSRHLLMWAAVALGAVAGGLASSALASNALWVGTGVAAALTLAAAVCRMQRTRARTP; encoded by the coding sequence ATGGTGCGTCAACTCAGCGCCCGTCGTCTCGCCGTCGCGGTCGCGCTGGCCGCGCTGGCGGGGTACCTCGACGGCTGCGGCTTCATCCTGCTCGGCGGCTACTTCGTCTCGTTCATGACCGGCAACACCACACGCCTGGCGGTCGACCTCTCGAACGTCGACTGGTCGGCTGCGGGCCTCGCCGCCGCGCTCATCGTCGCGTTCGTCCTGGGCGTCATGGCGGGGACCGCGCTCACGTCGCCGGCATCCGATCGCACCGTGCACATCCTCGCCGTGATCACCGTCGCCACCGCCGCCGCCGCCCTGGTGGCGGGGTCGTTCGCGCCAGTCGCAGCGGGATCGCTGCTCGCCTTCGGCATGGGGGCGGCCAACACCGTGCTCGCGCAGCGGCAGGACGTCGCGTTCGGGGTCACCTACATGACGGGAGCCCTCGTCAAAGTGGGGCAGGGCATCGTCCGCTCGCTGCGCGGCGCAGACCGCTGGGGCTGGTCGCGGCACCTCCTGATGTGGGCCGCGGTCGCGCTGGGGGCGGTCGCGGGCGGCCTCGCCTCGTCGGCCCTTGCATCGAACGCGCTGTGGGTCGGGACCGGTGTCGCCGCCGCGCTCACCCTGGCGGCGGCCGTGTGCCGGATGCAGCGCACGCGCGCGCGGACCCCTTAA
- the treS gene encoding maltose alpha-D-glucosyltransferase — protein MARDDEQPEDLYTAPITLPGAAGTDGEDTDLEVPEISYDEQRYPARPRRLRPRDQFRGGSVRRNMTDPRTANGSNPSYVEWLVRQSMLKDADVLARQLSGQPAMWRNPYARPDARRAISTTDVWFTAYPISLITRPGQSFLAALGDDRLWSVFERIGITAIHTGPVKRAGGITDWRETPSVDGHFDRISTSIDPAFGTEEEFRTLCDVADAHGGSVIDDIVPGHTGKGADFRLAEMGFKDYPGIYHMVEIPPEDWHLLPDVPEGYDSVNLDSANEHELAERGYIIGAMQRVIFYTPGVKETNWSATAPVIGPDGATRRWVYLHYFKQGQPSINWLDPTFAGMRLVIGDALHSLGELGTSALRLDANGFLGVEKSAEGLPAWSEGHPLSHAANHIIAGMVRKVGGFTFQELNLTIEDIRDTGAVGADLSYDFIGRPGYHHALATGQTEFLRLALTSSLELGVAPVQLVHGMQNHDELTYELVHWATRHGDDVYRFRGRDITGSELAEEIRADLTEHLTGTADYNRVFTQNGIACTTTSLIAASRGIARLDDIADADVPGIRDAHLLLCAYNAWQPGVFALSGWDLVGMLTVPADEVADLLGAGDTRWIERGAHDLLDADPTATRSASGMPRGRALYGALPAQLDDPESFASRLSGILDLRREHGIATASQVDIPEVAHAGMLVLVHRLDDGDPHADAAMQVTVLNFSPEPTEGTVRSEQLVPRSEVYDAASGETIGRVDDLQSFSVSLPGYGAKFLVLRAPEPLED, from the coding sequence ATGGCGCGCGACGACGAACAGCCGGAGGACCTCTACACCGCCCCGATCACCCTCCCGGGGGCCGCGGGCACCGACGGCGAAGACACGGACCTCGAGGTGCCCGAGATCAGCTACGACGAGCAGCGCTACCCGGCCCGCCCGCGCCGGTTGCGACCGCGCGACCAGTTCCGCGGCGGCAGCGTTCGCCGCAACATGACCGACCCGCGGACGGCGAACGGCAGCAACCCCTCATACGTCGAGTGGCTCGTGCGGCAGTCGATGCTGAAGGATGCCGACGTGCTCGCGCGTCAGCTGTCGGGGCAGCCCGCCATGTGGCGCAACCCGTACGCCCGTCCCGATGCGCGCCGTGCGATCTCGACGACCGACGTCTGGTTCACGGCCTACCCCATCTCGCTCATCACCCGCCCCGGCCAGTCCTTCCTCGCCGCGCTCGGCGATGACCGGCTGTGGTCGGTGTTCGAGCGCATCGGCATCACCGCGATCCATACGGGGCCCGTGAAGCGCGCGGGTGGCATCACCGACTGGCGCGAGACTCCCAGCGTCGACGGCCACTTCGACCGCATCAGCACCTCGATCGATCCGGCGTTCGGTACCGAGGAGGAGTTCCGTACCCTGTGCGACGTCGCGGACGCGCACGGCGGCAGCGTGATCGACGACATCGTGCCGGGTCACACCGGCAAGGGGGCCGACTTCCGCCTGGCCGAGATGGGGTTCAAGGACTACCCCGGGATCTACCACATGGTCGAGATCCCGCCGGAGGACTGGCATCTGCTCCCCGACGTCCCCGAGGGGTACGACAGCGTCAACCTCGACTCCGCGAACGAGCACGAGCTCGCCGAACGCGGCTACATCATCGGCGCGATGCAGCGCGTGATCTTCTACACCCCCGGGGTGAAGGAGACGAACTGGAGCGCCACGGCCCCCGTCATCGGACCCGACGGCGCGACTCGGCGCTGGGTCTACCTGCACTACTTCAAGCAGGGGCAGCCGTCGATCAACTGGCTCGACCCGACCTTCGCGGGCATGCGCCTCGTGATCGGCGACGCCTTGCACTCGCTCGGCGAGCTCGGCACCAGCGCGCTGCGCCTCGACGCCAACGGCTTCCTGGGCGTCGAGAAGAGCGCGGAGGGGCTGCCCGCCTGGTCGGAGGGGCACCCCCTCTCGCATGCCGCCAACCACATCATCGCGGGCATGGTGCGGAAGGTCGGCGGCTTCACCTTCCAGGAGCTGAACCTCACGATCGAGGACATCCGCGACACGGGTGCGGTAGGGGCCGACCTCTCGTACGACTTCATCGGACGCCCGGGCTACCACCACGCCCTGGCGACGGGGCAGACGGAGTTCCTGCGCCTCGCGCTCACCTCGTCGCTCGAGCTGGGCGTCGCACCGGTGCAGCTCGTGCACGGGATGCAGAACCACGACGAGCTGACCTACGAACTCGTGCATTGGGCGACGCGGCACGGCGACGACGTGTACCGCTTCCGCGGGCGCGACATCACCGGCAGTGAGCTCGCGGAGGAGATCCGCGCCGATCTGACCGAGCATCTCACCGGAACGGCCGACTACAACCGCGTCTTCACGCAGAACGGCATCGCCTGCACGACGACATCGCTCATCGCGGCATCCCGCGGCATCGCACGCCTGGACGACATCGCCGACGCCGATGTCCCCGGCATCCGAGACGCCCACCTGCTTCTCTGCGCGTACAACGCGTGGCAGCCGGGGGTCTTCGCCCTCTCGGGCTGGGACCTCGTGGGAATGCTGACGGTGCCCGCCGATGAGGTCGCCGACCTGCTCGGCGCCGGCGACACGCGCTGGATCGAACGGGGTGCGCACGATCTGCTCGACGCCGACCCGACCGCGACGCGTTCGGCGTCGGGGATGCCGCGCGGGCGCGCCCTCTACGGCGCCCTGCCCGCGCAGCTCGACGATCCGGAGTCGTTCGCCTCGCGGCTGTCGGGCATCCTCGATCTGCGTCGCGAGCACGGCATCGCGACCGCTTCGCAGGTCGACATCCCCGAGGTGGCGCATGCCGGGATGCTCGTGCTCGTGCACCGGCTCGACGACGGCGACCCCCACGCGGATGCCGCGATGCAGGTGACCGTGCTGAACTTCTCGCCCGAGCCGACGGAGGGCACGGTCCGCTCCGAGCAGCTCGTGCCGCGCAGCGAGGTGTACGACGCGGCCTCGGGCGAGACGATCGGCCGCGTCGACGACCTGCAGAGCTTCAGCGTGTCGCTGCCCGGCTACGGCGCGAAGTTCCTGGTGCTGCGCGCGCCGGAGCCTCTCGAGGATTGA